The Gossypium hirsutum isolate 1008001.06 chromosome A03, Gossypium_hirsutum_v2.1, whole genome shotgun sequence genome contains the following window.
aaaaatatatacataatatacataaagtacatatatatacatatatataatacttaAAAGGAACAAATATACGTAGTAATGCTAATACATATACGCGTAGTACAATGTATGTATACATTAAatgaatacatatataaaatataacattaataaaagtAAGATGtttaataagtaaaaatataacattaataaaGTATAATATTATGATTAATATTACAATTAAATGAGAAATATGAGGTAAAAGGACGAAATTGGGTTAAAAAcgaaattttaggggcaaatttTAAAATCATCGAAGGGAGAGGGGACTGATTCAAACACGCGAGCCAATGGGAGGGACCGAAGGAGTAAATAGTCCAATTTTACCAAACGACGCCGTTCAGATGTCCCTCCTTCAGACAGTCaggggattaaattaaaatagaattaaaattacggggccaaatttaaaaacatgaaaagacCTAATTAAAACCAATAAAATTGCGGAAGGACTGCATGCGCAATTGTCCCAAATagaaaaaacacgcggatcctctgtCATTCGGGTCGGGTGCcgtttttgtgttttaaaatggccaggcaaaacggtgcgttttgcaGGCCTAtataacccttttatttttttattttttttcatttctcctctccctttaaaaaaaaactcctaaactcctctctctctctctctcggtcTGCCAGCCCAGAAGCCGACGAGGTGCAGGCCGGTCACCGCCGTGCCGTTTGCCGTGCCGGCCACTGTGCACGGTGGCCGGAGATGAAAAATggtaagaaattttatattttttatttttaaaatgtatatgtatgtatatgcggGCAAAATtggttaaaaagaaagaaaaagaaagaagatgaggATGAATCACCTTCGACTGTTTAGCTTTCTACTCTGTTTGGActgtttttgttattttatattgcTAGAGATTCTCTGCTTGAATCGAGtgatatttgttttttattttcacaaaaaatGCTGAACCTTCAAATGGTTTTGGATTCGGCTTTATATAGCCATTACAAATCCTTTTTTACATTGTCTTTTCTTTGCTAGAAAATGGGCGGTGGAGCAGAGGCCATTTGCACTATTGACATGACTGGGGCGGTGGGAGTCAGAGGCAGTAGAGGCAAGTGGTGATGGGACAGTGCTGATTAGGCTAGAGTTCTTTCTCCTTTGGTTTTGTGTTTGGGTTGGGTTAGTGTTTTGGGTAAATTGGGTTAGGGGATATTTGTTGTTATTTGGGCctaaaattgggcttgtacaaagctcttattttgttaaaaggtaaaaaaactGACAATCTTGATATTCTAGAAGGTTTTATAGTGACCGATGAAATTGGACGTCTCTATTTCGTTACGAagtcgaagtcaactcatttggagcggagacaacttggtcataggagggaaaaaggtatgaccgtctCGTTGAAAataggttctcttttggatgcaagttttgaaaagttaggacaCCGTATTCATGAAAAttagacccgggttagttttgatttggcaatgtacaagtcgaaggctagaagtcttccagtttctaagtacagattcgactcagttcattccctacatagttcaagataggcccgtggtgggctttggcaaagatggcgttgtgaaaatatgagtcaaggtggagatttgttaagtatgactcttatgttagtcaaatttgagaaataatcttctagttaaactctgtttatttgtttcaatcaaactctgattagtctagattattttattattatttgtcctatgaatttagcctataaataggctcttttacaacattaaaaaatattttctccatcttttgtacttttcgttcttttgccattataataaaattatctttgcccgtagttttttatcctctttggaggggtttttccacgttaaatttgtgtgttcaatttctcaatttattccgctattttttactTATTGCTTAATCGGATCGATCCCAACAATAAGAATATGTTGTCAACCTAAATTCCACCTAAAAAAACGAATCAAGGTTCGTCGAAGTTTGAAAACTCAGGGAAAAAAAGGTATTCAAACTACTTTCTCaccatttaaaattttgtttagttGGCCTAAACGTTCTATTtcactatgtataaaaaataaattttatcgtggataaattatttttgggtaaactatataattaatcactaaattataggttaagtttttattttggtcacttaattaaaaatattacaatttggttattgaattattcaaaagtttttatttaagtcactgggttGTTAAAACCGATACTATATGACTTTCTCTGTTCATACTGCCTACACCAATCGAAAGCTTGTTTTCCCtttatcttttacaatttaggtttTTTTATGAAACAGCTTTAGACATTACAAATCtgctaaccaaaattcaaacaacttttttcttttatgtCAGACACTAATTATCAAATCAACTTGAATCTAAGGTATGTTATTCTACTCGTCGATGGATACTAATTCACTGTACTAATTGTCAAATCATCGCTTTGAGCTTACTAGCggtactttaaaaaaaaaacttaacagctTAGcgactttaataaattttttttgaacagttcagtaatttaaatgaaaacttccgaataattcaatgaccaaattgtaacttttttagttaaacgatcaaaatgataatttacaaataataatattatttacctAACATTTTTTCACTAgcatacattttttttttcaattttaaccttagattttttttccttctatctAAATTGTTTAGGCAAATTGTGCAGGCAGAACTGTCCTTGCtcgtttaaaatttttattttaaaatttcatgtatgtCGTGATCCTTCAATCAGCTCTTGTTTACATATGTGATAGGACTTACCTACTATTTTATCTActaaaaaacatttttattattgtatattGTATAATAAATTCTTagacatatattttattattgtaatgaataattaattaaaacaagaaattttgtaaataataattaatacaaaatagggctaatttatgaatttataaattttttagaattactaatttatattttaatataaatataattttattaatttattttatatatgcattttatttaatGTCCTTATCAATGATAATTCACTTTTCTCATCTTAATTTACCTCATCGATATTGTTGTGATTAGATCTAAACATGTACATCATCTTTGGTTTTATTGCATTGTTACGGTATTCAATTTCGTTTCTATAGTAATTAATGCTGTTTGAACCGGACCGGCCAGTAGAATCGGGAACCGACTAGGGAATCGATCCAAAAAGTGGTTTTGAACCTGTTAGACTAAGAATTGATACAAACTAGTTGAACTGGCTAAAAAGTCGATTGAACCAACAGATAAACCAATTGAATTGAGATctttaacaaatttttatttcttttaaatttttaatcaaaccGATCAAACCAATAAATTGGTGAGTTGACCGATTTAATCATCCAtcctatttaaaaaatattggtaataaaactaaataaactATCGCAAGCAGAATCTTTAATTTGAAAACGAAAATATGAGGCTTGAAGGAGCTTTGCTCGATGGTGCGTGAGTAGCAGGCCGTGGGGCTAACCTTCCTGCAAAATAAACTTTTTAGTTTAACATATTGTGTGGATTACAGATAAAAAAATATCGAAGAACAGGGGAAATAATGAAAACAAGAAACAAAAGATGCAAAAAGAAATGGAATACATCCCATATCTGCAACTGATGATCGTTTTATGAACCACTAAACTAGACTACTATCACGACTaattaaggcaagcgcacctatcgaatggtagtatagtCACGGTGAGTCCAGagtatcgtatccacaaggacaaaaagtactagtattaactatttttctattattgagcctaaaataaaaaggatttgttttaatctaaatttaactaaactaattagcTAATGAACGCGAATGAGAGTGAAGAGAATAATcgaataaatcaataataaatataatacccaatgaagaatccacctagacttcacttattattccgATTCTGAATCTAACTATTTATTCACTTGttttgatctgtagaaatccctaaattatgttaatatctctttcgagactaaaaacaactgactctaggttgattaattgaaatatctttctaattaaaacccctattgtcgtattaactcgatctatggattctcttattagatttgactctaattcggcaTATTTATATCGCCTTATTTCTAGGGTTGCATGCAACTGCGCTTAATTATGGTAGATCTACacttaaacaaggacttttgctccactgaataagcacatcaacttgaattaatatcctgaaaatattaaaataagaattaagaaaacataattaagaacaagaataagtatttatcattaaattcagaatattaaataataagatccgtcttaggtttcatcctccctaggtatttaaggagtttagttcatattgtaataggaaaacatctcaaaaataggaaaacaacaaaacataaagaaacccaaaaacttcgagaGAGAAATtggagggagatcttcagtcttgaaggagattcTGCTTCCGAGCTGAATCCGTtggcgttcttcgagtaattcctgtGTTCTCCTCTGCGTGTCCCCTTAGGTCTTCCTCTggtatgtatttatagactttacactactcagaaaccctaaaaattgactTTTTCTGCGTATTTGGGTAACTTGGAGTGATATTGACACGAGCtactacatgggcgtgtggccagcccgtgtggctcacacgagcgtgtgctctACCCGTATGGAATTTTTCTTGGTCGTGCGGGTCCTTCAATCAACCCATTTggtccatttttggcccgttttctgCTCCTTTCGTTCCCCtatgctctcctgagtataaaatatgaaattaaaggattaagagcatctaATCCACTCAATtatatgataaatcatccaaaagtATGCTAAGTATGGGATTAGAAAGTGTTACTTTTATGATTTATCAGcaaccaaaataaaatttgtcaaaatttcaCAATACTCTAATTTCTAGAgtaacctttaaattttaatgttggtttttttttggggTCAGGAGAAATCTTGTTTCCGTCACTTATTTTGATCCAAAATGCAATACTGTTACATAAACATATGTGACACAGTAGACAAATAAAATTGTGAGATGAGCAAGCCTTTGTGCTAGCTCGCTCTTGCGCTTTAAAAGTGTGAAACAATGCTTAAGATATTAGCAGGGCTCAATCATTTACCAAAATCTTGAGAGATCAAAAACTACCTTGTTTCATGTCTGAGTGAACTAAGTCAATATCAACGTTACTATTTCGTGTAATTTCAGGTGATGTTTGTCCCTAAACAACAATAAGGAATGGAAGAGTGAAGAGAAATAATGAAGTATATTGGGAGGAAATATGGGTAATAAGTAATAAAAGAGAGAGCTGAGTACTCCTTTTTCTTCCCAAACCAAGCTTTTCATTGAATAATCCATTCCAAGTACAAAAAGGTTTGTTCTGTGGATGCGTATGCTAAGCAAGAAGGTAGAGGTTGAGAGATAGCCCATGCCATGTTGAACCTCAGCAACCAAAGAGATTGCTCATTAATGCCGCATCAATGGCTCCGACCTTTTTGCACTAAatacatttcaaaataaataaaaaaaagtatggtTAAATTGTTAGGGATATAAATTAGTTATCCAAATATTTCTATtacaatagtaaaattatataaatttacaaTATCCACTAAATTCTATTGAAATAAtgttgatattttcttttctatttattattatgttttccATTCTTTTAAGGGtaatctacaaaaatagtcacttttgtttgtctctgATTATATTTTTGTCACTTATGTTtcaaatgttacgttttagtcacttatgttattattttgttacgaagtgaccactctaccgttaagttccgttatctctctaacggtaatcctacgtggcagtccaactaaattttaagtgccaacttagatttctaaatgggataaaaatagatttttaattaaaaattttaattaattatattttttaaacctaaaccttaactaaaaaaactgttcatctcctctttttaatttttcttctacctcttctttttttttcagtgggatttttttctcatttgactAGAAAAACTATTATTGAAATCAAAATAGTTAAAATCAAATTGACTGCTTCATAGAGATGGATTCAGTGGAGGGTTCGAGTATATCTTCTTTGAATCCCtctatctcttttattcaatactgaaaagtaaaagattagattttttattgtttaatgaaaaccctaaattaaaattcttgatattttcttctactttttgaaattgtttgtaaacatgtattttatttCGCGTCAGTAGACATATCATAAAATACAGCCAGAAACATATTTTCTTGAACATGTTTCATTCaacctaattttaaaattttcagaaaaaggCTGTTACTTTCACTGTTATTGTTCCTAATTATTATATCTTCTAATTTTTTCACAGTTCTTAAATAATTGGTTGctcaattaaattttttctaaTCTGAATCAATTTGTATGTTCACAATCTCTTTGTGGGTATTCTAGATTATTCTTTCTTATTGctgatttcaactattttgattttaataataatttttccagtcaaatgaaaaaaaaccattgaaaaaaaataagagatagaaggaaaattaaaaagaggagatgaacagtttttttagttaaggtttaagtttgaaatttttaattaattaaattttttaattaaaaatctattttcatcccatttagaaatccaagttggcaccTAGAATCTAGTTGGACTGTCACCtaggattaccgttagagagataacggaacttaacggtagagtgatcacttcgtaacaaaataataacataagtaattaaaacgtaacattttaaacataagtgactaaaatgtaacctgaggcaaacaaaagtgactatttttgtaaattacccttcttttaatttttcatctttctaattttcttttcattccactctACTAAGCAAAGTTTAAGATGTTGAAACCAGTCCATTTTCTCAATTAGCCTTTTGCTGCGAGAAATAACACTGTCTACCTTTTCATTGAAGGCTTATAAGGAAAGAAACAATCATTCAAGTAAAGAAACAATCATTCAAGTACTTCAACTAAAAACTTGTGATGGAAAAATAGGTGTACAGTTGCACAGGCAAGACAAGAACTTGGACAGGTGAATGAAATACTTAAAAACAGTTGCCAAATGATCGTTAATGTCCTAACTTTCCTCGATCAAGTTTCAACATCATCATATCTTATGAGAAGGAAAATATGTCTGTCTACAATCTCATGTTGCATACTTGAAATCCATCCAAGGTCTCTGCTCTTATTCTCCACTGTGAATAGCTAGccgaaactttaaaaaataaataattaattaaagcaaGCAAGTCATCAATTCAAAAGGAGGACGAAAATCAATTAAGATTTGACATCACTTGGAAGAATCAGGATCGGGTTTGACTTTGTTATCAGCCTCAGCTGAAGCTGAAGTCTCTGGTTTTGGTTGTACAGGGCCACCATTAGCAGCAGCATCTTTCCCTGCTGCCGCAGGTTTATTTTCTCCACCAGAATCTGCTGGAGTAGAGCCTTTCCCATTCTTGGCCTCCTTTCCATCTTTCCCGTCTTTTCCAGCTTTTTCATCTTTGGGTGGAGGCATCATATGAGGTGGAGGGTTCTGTTTGAGCTTCAGGAGAATTTGTCTCATCCTCGAAAGATCAGTAAGCTTGCCAGGCTTTGGACCTTGAATCACAAAAACCGAAGGGGTTTTATCAGGATcttttcttcctctcttcttcTCAATGGTAGCCACCTCACGAGGAATGATCTCAGCAATCGCTTTCCAGTAGTGCAGGTGAGATTCTTTGTGGAACTTTTCTTGATTAGCCATGTATAGCTGCATCAGCATTCAACAGTACAAAATTTGATTTACTTCAGCCTTGTAAACAAGCAAAGAGAAACATCACAAATGCCGGTTTGTACCTTCTCTCTTTCTCTGTTGTTAGCCTTATTCGTTTCACAATTTTGATCCCTTTTCTCGTAAAAAGATCGTTTGTATTCTTCTGCTTCAGCAATTATCTGATCTCGCATCGCCCTCTCTCTTTTCTCCTTTTCCTCCAGATGAATGGCGTTTTGGCTGTGTATCCACAGGaatttaaaacattaatcaaCAATGACAAACAAGTCATGCTCACAAGTATAAGAAATGCCCCAAGGAAGAAGGTAAAAGGAAACAAACCGGCGCCATTCACGTCGAGCGAAGCTTTCCTCACGCATCTCATCAGGCGGAGGCAACACGGGCCCTTCAGAGGCAAAAAACCCATCATCGCCATGACCATCACCACCGATACCACTACCATCCATGGCAGACGCCCTGAAAGATCCATAAACATCCGGGGAGGGAGGGTcgatattattattgttagtatgGATGTTGTTGGTGGTGGTGGCAATATAAGCAAGGTTATTACTGTAACTGCGATTGAGATTGTGAGGAACGTGGTGAGCAGTATCAGAGGTGAGATCATGGGGAGGGAAAGCTTGTCCAGTTGGAGGAGGAGGGAAAGAGGAGGAATCATAGCCCATGTAGGCATCGTCATCGAAAGGGCGAGATGAGGAATTAATGTCTTCTCCTCCGTCATTGTTCATCGCATCGAAGGACTCCATTGACGTTCAAATGGAAAATCCTAAAAGCTCCTGTTACGTTGGTGGACTTCTATGGCAGTGTGTGGGTGTGGGTCAGGGTTGCTGGCTTTGAGCTATTTTTGCTCGAGATACATCGTTATATTCGGATCCAGAGAGGGAAGAGGGAGTTGGTTGGGGTTGGGTGATATAAACATATGTATTACCTGTTATTATTGCAatataattaactatttaaaatgataaaatatcatcaaaagtGCAACTTAATCACCATTCAAAATattatgattaatttaataattaaatataggtGAAATACCCTTCAAGATATTTTAGATTTTAagcaaaaagtatttttttttcttaatttaatatttaatgtttaaattttttgtcaattaagttttttttagttaatttgattataattctttaaaaaaaagtcaaatttaacaattatgcattctaaaagagttaaattgttatttatttaacaaaaatattaactaaaatgttaaattttttaacatgatAGCTCAAATAATAACTCACGTGTACtctatactaattttttttatatatttttttaaaattattttttgacataACATATAAGTCAATCATTGTTATGTTAGTATGAAAGTACATAAGAACTGTCATGCAAGTTACTACACCAATatcgttaaaaaaattaatgttttagtcaatatttctattaaaagatttatttaattttttttgaaaggataaataattaaatttagctttaaaaaatgaccaaattgaaaaaagataTAGATGTTGAGGGATTATGTTTATTTGTTTAATGATATGAATTTTGATATTGTGGTTAATTACCTGTTCCACTTCAGTCATTGaaccattaaaaaaaataaattgttaagATTCCACCTTGAGAAATACACTTAAGAATCCCTAATTACTCAGGCTTTGTGTACTAGATGCTGTGCATCTCCTAGCTCCATTTCACTTCCATCCCATTCATTGTGATTTTGAAAAAGCAACTCAATCTGTTCCAATGATTTTCCCTTCGTCTCCGGAACAAGTTTGTAAACAAAGGCAACCGAAAGAGCTGAAAACAGTGAAAACAGGAAAAAGGTTCCTCCTACCGTTATTGTACGAGCGAGAGACAGGAATGACATGGCAACGAAGCCGCTGCATACCCTGTTACCTACAGCCCCAAGTGCAGACGCTTGAGCTCGCAATCTCAAAGGGAAGATTTCAGATGTCACTATCCAGCAAACCGGACCCATTCCCACTGAAAAAAATGCTACATTCCCACAAACACACAATAGTGCCATTGCTATCCCAAGCTGCCCTTTCCCCAATATGGCGAGGCTAATGCTTAAGGTAAACAAACAGACCGTCATTCCAATTGTGCTCACATAGAGCAAGGGCTTCCTCCCAACTCTATCAACAAGGAATGTAGCTATCAATATAAGTGCAGTTTTCGTGACACCCACGGCAACTGTTGCAGCAAGCAGCTTAGACTTGTTCACAATTCCAGCATCATGGAAGATTTCAGGGCTGTAATACACAGTTGCATCTATTCCAGTGATTTGTTGGAAACACTGGATTCCGAAGCCAGTGATCAGCATCCGACGAAGTGAAGGGGAAGGGCTTAATAGTTCACGCCATACAGCTTTCTCTTCATTCTTCTCTCCATTAGAAATTCCAGCTGCAGCTACTATTTCAGACAGCCTCTCTTCTACCTCTTTgtcattttcatttgtttttaacaGCACTGATCTTGCTTCTTCGACTCGGTTCTGCATGGCCAACCACCTTGGTGATTCAGGGATGATGAAAAGTGCGAATCCTATGAAGACTGAAGGCAAAATTCCAACAGCTAGCATTACCCTCCAGTTTGTATGTACTGAAAGACCAGAAAATGCATAATTTGAAACATAACCAAGCAAAATTCCTAGATTTATGAAAATCTCAGGGAAGGATGTAAGAGAGCCTCTATCAACAGTAGGTGATATCTCGGCAATATAGACTGGAGCAATCATGACCCCAAACCCTATACCGACCCCGGCCAAAACTCGTCCGATCATTAGTACTTCGAATGACGATGCAAGTGTCATTATAGCTGCACCAATTTGAAATACAATAGCAGCGAAGGCCATTGTCCACTTTCTACCTATAACATCTGATGTCCTTCCACCAGCTAAGCTACCTAACAGTGAAATGACGCTCAAAATCCCAACAAGAACTTCTTCTTGCACCTCAGTTATCTTCAGGTCTTCCTGTATAAATATAATTGCTCCACTCATAACACCTACATCTGCACatagaaaagaaattcttatttgAAATGTGTTTGAAAAGTGGTGATTTCTAACTAAGATTTTGAGCCAAAATGGTGAATTTTAAGCATCCCAAGGAGATTAATTACAGTGAAGTTCTGTTATTCACATTAAAGTTTGGCTTGTCAATTGATTATAGGCTTGATGCTTAACAATCAAATATTATTACTGGCAAGATCAGAAAATATTGCTAATTTTTTATGCCTATATTTTTTGGTTCTACAGTATCAATGAACTTTATAATGCTAAAAACCAAGGATTTGAATTAGCCATTCTTTTCCTGCTAAATTCATTCAGgtcaacaaagaaaaaaaaatactaagaagtatcaaaattcaaccattcccacatagaaataataataataatagcagtCATAACTCCAGAAACAAccaaagtaaatataaaatatgagagatgaagagagaaaagaaaaaattaccaTAGCCAAGAAGCACATTGTTGAGAGATGCAAAGATGGCACAAGCAAGAACATATTTCCTGGTACTTTTCTTCCTTCCCAATTGATGGTGATGATGTGAGGCATCATCTTCGAAATCATCAGATAGTTCAGAATCCATTCTTTTGTACTTGTTTTTACTACCCAAAGACAAAGCCATTTCTCCATTCCCATCTCCTTGGACACCCACCAACCCCATAGCTCCCACAAAAacaggaaaaagaaagaagagaacaGACCCTGAAGAGTTGCCTTTTCTGGTCAACAAGAAGGATAAAGACATGAGTTGGGAGTTTAGATCTAAAGCTAGAAATGAAGATAAAGAAAGTGTAATAAGCAAGTTGTTCCctcgtatatatattatttattgtgCAAGCAGGCCACTTGATAATTTTCTAAACCTTACTTACACAGGAACAGGAAAAAAAACAAACAGTTTAAAACATCACAATGTGTAAACAAAAGGTTTTTATGTTTTCAAGGTAGTGTCAAATATGCAAGATAATGTGTCAGTATTTTTAGGCTTTTCTCAACTTCTATTAAAAGTTGAAATGCAATGGCAAATGGCACTGCTTACCTTTGAGTGTAATTTTTCTTAATCCATCCTTTGGGTTGCTTTCAGCAATTAGGTTAACGACTTGTTGGTTTGATATATTTTTAGAAACACAAACAAATACTTTCTCTTATA
Protein-coding sequences here:
- the LOC107886765 gene encoding probable polyol transporter 4 isoform X2 encodes the protein MGLVGVQGDGNGEMALSLGSKNKYKRMDSELSDDFEDDASHHHHQLGRKKSTRKYVLACAIFASLNNVLLGYDVGVMSGAIIFIQEDLKITEVQEEVLVGILSVISLLGSLAGGRTSDVIGRKWTMAFAAIVFQIGAAIMTLASSFEVLMIGRVLAGVGIGFGVMIAPVYIAEISPTVDRGSLTSFPEIFINLGILLGYVSNYAFSGLSVHTNWRVMLAVGILPSVFIGFALFIIPESPRWLAMQNRVEEARSVLLKTNENDKEVEERLSEIVAAAGISNGEKNEEKAVWRELLSPSPSLRRMLITGFGIQCFQQITGIDATVYYSPEIFHDAGIVNKSKLLAATVAVGVTKTALILIATFLVDRVGRKPLLYVSTIGMTVCLFTLSISLAILGKGQLGIAMALLCVCGNVAFFSVGMGPVCWIVTSEIFPLRLRAQASALGAVGNRVCSGFVAMSFLSLARTITVGGTFFLFSLFSALSVAFVYKLVPETKGKSLEQIELLFQNHNEWDGSEMELGDAQHLVHKA
- the LOC107886766 gene encoding clathrin light chain 1 — its product is MESFDAMNNDGGEDINSSSRPFDDDAYMGYDSSSFPPPPTGQAFPPHDLTSDTAHHVPHNLNRSYSNNLAYIATTTNNIHTNNNNIDPPSPDVYGSFRASAMDGSGIGGDGHGDDGFFASEGPVLPPPDEMREESFARREWRRQNAIHLEEKEKRERAMRDQIIAEAEEYKRSFYEKRDQNCETNKANNREREKLYMANQEKFHKESHLHYWKAIAEIIPREVATIEKKRGRKDPDKTPSVFVIQGPKPGKLTDLSRMRQILLKLKQNPPPHMMPPPKDEKAGKDGKDGKEAKNGKGSTPADSGGENKPAAAGKDAAANGGPVQPKPETSASAEADNKVKPDPDSSK
- the LOC107886765 gene encoding probable polyol transporter 4 isoform X1, whose translation is MSLSFLLTRKGNSSGSVLFFLFPVFVGAMGLVGVQGDGNGEMALSLGSKNKYKRMDSELSDDFEDDASHHHHQLGRKKSTRKYVLACAIFASLNNVLLGYDVGVMSGAIIFIQEDLKITEVQEEVLVGILSVISLLGSLAGGRTSDVIGRKWTMAFAAIVFQIGAAIMTLASSFEVLMIGRVLAGVGIGFGVMIAPVYIAEISPTVDRGSLTSFPEIFINLGILLGYVSNYAFSGLSVHTNWRVMLAVGILPSVFIGFALFIIPESPRWLAMQNRVEEARSVLLKTNENDKEVEERLSEIVAAAGISNGEKNEEKAVWRELLSPSPSLRRMLITGFGIQCFQQITGIDATVYYSPEIFHDAGIVNKSKLLAATVAVGVTKTALILIATFLVDRVGRKPLLYVSTIGMTVCLFTLSISLAILGKGQLGIAMALLCVCGNVAFFSVGMGPVCWIVTSEIFPLRLRAQASALGAVGNRVCSGFVAMSFLSLARTITVGGTFFLFSLFSALSVAFVYKLVPETKGKSLEQIELLFQNHNEWDGSEMELGDAQHLVHKA